The Atribacterota bacterium genome includes the window AATATGCGACCACCGAGGACGAGAAGACTTTTTCCCTTGTTTTGAAAGACCGGACCAGGCGGTAGAATTTATCTTCAGGAATTTACCGGGACGAAGGCCATGAATGATTTTCAAGAAGGGCAGATAAGGATTCGAGTCTCAACTCTGCTTGAGGTGGTGGGGAAAGCTGTACTGGAAGTGGAAGGAGTCAAAAATGATTTTGAGCATCTTCTGCGACAGATAAAAGTCTTCGTCGACGGAGAAAGTCAGTCGCTCCATGAGAAGATTCCTCTGGAGGGGAGGAGAATCGCTGTAACCATGAATTTGAAACTTTCTGAGAGTTCTTCTTTTATTGCCGTCGCTCGAGAAGTGCAAAAAAGGGTATGGGAGATAACGCGCCAGGAATTGGGTTTATCTCTCGACAAGGTGAATATCGAGGTGAATGAAATAGAATGGGTTTAAAGGGGGAGTGGGTTTGTACAATCCTGAAGGCTTGTGCCAGGTATGTCGCCATTGTGATCCGGAACTGAAAAAGAAAGGGATTTATCGATGCCTTTTGGGGGAACAAAAGGAAAGAAAAGAACCAGTTGATCGGTGTGACTATTTCTTCCCGGATCACTTTGGCGAGACCCAAGAAAATTAAGCTTGGTTGAATCTGGACCCTTTATATGGTCCTAAAAGGTCGACATCGAAAAGGGTGGGGACAGCATTTTTTAGTTGATTCGAAAATTAGAAAGCGAGTTGCTGAAGAGGCGGAACTCTCTCCTCTTGATTTAGTTGTGGAAATTGGTATTGGAGGAGGTTTTCTCACTGAGATACTTCTCCAACAGGCTGGATGGGTGGTGGGTTTTGAAATTGATTCGGGTCTTACTCCCTTGATAAGGGAAAAATTCGCTGCGTATTCGAATTTTTCATTTTACCCCGAGGATTTTCTCAAAATTGATTTACAGACTTATCTTGCATTTCTCACATTTCCGGTAATCAAGTGCGTTTCTAACCTTCCCTATTCTGTTTCTACCCCGATACTTTTTAAACTCTTCGACGAGAAAGTGGAGTGGAATCTCCTTCTTCTTATGGTGCAGAGAGAGTTTGGAGATAAGGTGCTTTCTTTCCCTCCTTCGGGGAAAGGGAGCTTAGTATCCCTGGCGACTCACCTTCGGTTCAACGTGAAAAGAGTTCTTACAGTTGCCCCTTCGGCGTTTAGCCCGATTCCAAAGGTGGAATCGGTGGTGTTAAAATTGGTTCCCCGAATGGATGGAGTTGACCTAACAACGTATCGGAAGGTGATCAATTTAGCGCGCTTTCTTTTTATGCAGAGGAGGAAGTCGCTTTATTCGCGCCTTGAGGAAAAGATGGGAAGTCGCAAAAAGGCTTCTGACGTTTTGGAAAAAACGGGGATATTACCCCAAATCCGGGCTGACGACCTGGAACGCTCCCAGTGGATTGCCTTGACAATGGCTCTTGAGAATCAAAATGAGGAGGAAAGATGATGAGAGCGCTGCTAAAGGTAGAAGAAAATCCTGGTTTTGTGTTGCAGGATATCCCTATACCTTCTCCAGGTAAGAGGGAGATTCTGGTGCGTGTTCGAGCTGCAGCTATCTGTGGTTCAGACCTAAAAATTTACAAATGGGATGAATTTGCCCGTTCTATTATTCCCAGATTACCGTTCATCCCGGGCCACGAATGCTGTGGCGAGGTTGTGGCTCTTGGCGAGGGAGTGGAAGGATTTAGGGTGGGTGATAAAGTTGCCTCGGAAACCCACATTCCCTGTTTGCAGTGTTTTCAGTGTCGTCAT containing:
- a CDS encoding Asp23/Gls24 family envelope stress response protein, with the protein product MNDFQEGQIRIRVSTLLEVVGKAVLEVEGVKNDFEHLLRQIKVFVDGESQSLHEKIPLEGRRIAVTMNLKLSESSSFIAVAREVQKRVWEITRQELGLSLDKVNIEVNEIEWV
- the rsmA gene encoding 16S rRNA (adenine(1518)-N(6)/adenine(1519)-N(6))-dimethyltransferase RsmA, whose product is MVLKGRHRKGWGQHFLVDSKIRKRVAEEAELSPLDLVVEIGIGGGFLTEILLQQAGWVVGFEIDSGLTPLIREKFAAYSNFSFYPEDFLKIDLQTYLAFLTFPVIKCVSNLPYSVSTPILFKLFDEKVEWNLLLLMVQREFGDKVLSFPPSGKGSLVSLATHLRFNVKRVLTVAPSAFSPIPKVESVVLKLVPRMDGVDLTTYRKVINLARFLFMQRRKSLYSRLEEKMGSRKKASDVLEKTGILPQIRADDLERSQWIALTMALENQNEEER